The following is a genomic window from Verrucosispora sp. WMMD573.
ACGATCACCGGCAGGACGAGCAGCAGTAGCAGGATCAGCCCGACCCGCAGCGCCAGATCGGGCACGAACACCCAGATGAGGGTGATCGCGGCCAGGGTGAGCGCCACGATCGCGGCCCGCTCGCCCTGGGAGTATCTCGGCAACCTGCCGGTGCGGCCACGACGCACCGTCGGCACCACCCGGCGGACCAGCGCCCGACGGCGGGCCCGACGGGCGGTGGCCCGCTCGCGCAACACCCGTTGCCGGGCCGCCTCCGCCTCGCGGGCCGCCCGGCGCTGGGCCCGTTCCCTGCTCACGGTGCCTCCCCGCAGGTGTGCCCCACCGGCTCAACCACCGGCGGGCACGGTGGCCAGCCAGTTGCGCAGCAACGCGGCACCGGTGTCGGCGGACTTCTCGGGGTGGAACTGGGCGGCCGACAGCGCGCCGCGTTCCACCGCCGCGACGAAGTCACAGTCGTGGTGGGCCGTGGTCACCCGGGCCCCGGACGCCGTCAACGCGGCGGGATCGCCCACCGCGTACGAGTGGACGAAGTAGTACCGGCTGTCGGCGGGCAGCCCGGCGAAGAGCACCGAACCGACCGGTGCCTGCACGGTGTTCCAGCCCATGTGCGGCAGCCGGGCGGCGGCGAGCCGGGTGACCGAGCCCGGCAGCAGGCCCAGTCCCTTGGTCACCACTCCGTGCTCGTCACCGGACTCGAAGAGGATCTGCATGCCGACACAGATGCCCAGCACCGGACGACCGGCGGCGACCCGCCCGGCGATCACCGGCCCGGCGCCGATCGCCTCGATGCCGGCCACACAGGCGGCGAAGGCGCCCACTCCGGGAACCACCAGACCGTCGGCGTCGGCCGCGGCGGCGAGATCACCGCTGACCAGCACGTCGGCGCCGGCCGCGGCCAGCGCCCGCTCGGCGGAGCGCAGGTTACCCGAGCCGTAGTCGAGCACCACGATCCGACGTCGCCCGCCCGGGGCGAACCCGCCGGTCATGATCCCTCCCCCGGCAGCAGCCAGAGCACCCCCGCGGCGGTGGCCAGCACGGCCAGCAGCGCGGTGACCACCACCGCGCCGCGGGGCGCACCCTGCCGATGCAGGGACAACGCCCCGCCGACCAGCACGCCGGCCAGGATCAGCAGCAATGTGGGCAGGATGCCGCTCACCGGCGACACCCCCGTCGCGGCGTACCCGGGCCCGTCACAACGCCCCCTTGGTGCTGGGAATCGCCCCGCCCGCCGTCGGGTCCACCGCGGTGGCCTTCCGCAGCGCCCGGGACACCGCCTTGAACTGCGCCTCGACCACGTGGTGGGCGTCCGGGTGCCCGCCGGGCCGGGCCGCCCGCAACACGTCCACGTGCAGCGTGATCCGGGCCGCCTGGCCGAACGACTCCCAGATGTGCCGGGTCATGCTGGTCGGATACACCGGGCCGATGTACGGCGCCAGGGGCGGCTCGTCGTGCACCACGTACGGCCGGCCGGAGAGGTCGACGGCGGCCCGGACCAGCACCTCGTCCATCGGCACGGTGGCCGAACCGTACCGGCGGATGCCCGCCTTGTCGCCCAGCGCCTGGTCGAAGGCGGCGCCGAGGGCCAGCGCGGTGTCCTCCATCGTGTGATGCGCGTCGATCTCCAGGTCGCCCACGGTACGGACGGTCAGGTCGAAGCCGCCGTGCCGGGCGATCTGGTGCAGCATGTGGTCGTAGAAACCGACCCCGGTGCTGATCTCGGCCACTCCGGTCCCGTCGAGGTCGACCTCGACCAGGACCTTGGTCTCCTTGGTGATCCGCTCCACCCGGGCGGTCCGGCTCATGATCTGCCTTTCGTCGGTAGCGGCTGCGGGGCGATGGATCCCTCGCGCTGAATACTGTCCACGGCGGCGAGGAAGGCGTCGGTCTCGGCCCGGGTGCCGGCGGTGACCCGCAGCCAGCCGGGCAGGCCGACGTCCCGCACCAACACGCCGTGCGCCACCAGCGCCCGCCAGGCCACCGACTGGTCGCCGCCCACCTCGTACAACACGAAATTGGCGTCGCTGTCGGCGACCCGCAGGCCACGGCGGCGCAGTTCGCCGACCATGCGGTCACGCTGCTCGGCGATCTCGGCGACCGTGCCGAGCAGCGTGTCGCAGTGGGCCAGCGCGGCCCGGGCGGCGGCCTGGGTGAGCGCGGAGAGGTGGTACGGCAGCCGGACCAGCTGCACCGCCGCCACCACCGCCGGATCGGCGGCAAGATAGCCCAGCCGGCCACCGGCGAACCCGAACGCCTTGCTCATCGTCCGGGTGACCACCAGCCGTGGCTGCCCGGGCAGCATCGTCAGGGCGCTGACCGTGCCCGGCCGGGCGAACTCCGCGTACGCCTCGTCGACCACCACCATCCCCGGAGCGACGTCGAGGACCGCGCCGATCACCGCCGGGTCGAGCGCGGTGCCGGTGGGATTGTTCGGCGAGCAGAGGAAGATCACGTCCGGCCGGTGCTCGCGGACCTGCGCGACCGCCTCGTCGACGGTCAGCACGAAGTCGGCCCCCCGACGGGCCGGCACCCACCGGGTGCCCGTGCCGAGCGCCAGCAGCGGATGCATCGAGTACGCCGGGGTGAAGCCGAGCGCGCTGCGTCCCGGCCCCGCGAACGCCTGGAGCAGTTGCTGCTGGACCTCGTTGGAACCGTTGGCCGCCCACACGCCGTCGCCGGTGAGCCCGTGGCCGAGGTACCCGGCCAGGTCGGCCCGCAACGCCCGCGCGTCCCGATCGGGGTAGCGGTTGAGGTCGCGTAGTTCCGCAGCGAGAGCCTTGCCGATCGCCTCGGCCACCGCCTCCGGCAGCGGGTGGGAGTTCTCGTTGGTGTTCAGCCGCACCGGCGCGTCGAGCTGCGGCGCGCCGTACGGCGACAGCCCCCGCAGATCGTCCCGGATCGGCAGGTCGGCCAACCCGGTCATGTGGTCGCCCCGGTCGGCGTCTGGGAAGCCGGGTCCCGGTGAGCACCGGGGAACCGGGCGGCGACCGCCTCGCCGTGCGCCGGCAGGTCCTCCACGTTCGCCAGGGTCACCACGTGGCCGGCGACCTCCCGCAGCGCCTGCTCGGTGTACTCCACCACGTGCACGCCGCGCAGGAACGACTGCACCGACAGCCCGGACGAGTGCCGGGCGCATCCCCCGGTGGGCAGCACGTGGTTGGAGCCGGCGCAGTAGTCGCCCAGCGACACCGGCGAGTACGCGCCCACGAAGACCGCCCCGGCATTGCGTACCCGCATCGCCCACTGCCGGGCGTCGGCGGTCTGGATCTCCAGGTGCTCCGCCGCGTACGCGTCGACCACCCGCAGGCCCGCCGTCAGGTCGTCGACAAGCACCACGCCGCTCTGCTCGCCGCCCAGCGCGGCGCCGACCCGCTCGGCGTGCTTGGTGGCCGGCACCAGTCGGGCCAGCTCCCGGTCCACCGCATCGGCCAGGGCTACCGACGGGGTGACCAGCACACTGGCCGCGAGGGGGTCGTGCTCGGCCTGACTGATCAGGTCGGCGGCGACGTGCACCGGGTCGGCGGTGTCGTCGGCCAGGATCGCGATCTCGGTCGGGCCGGCCTCCGCGTCGATGCCGACCACCCCGCGCAACAGCCGCTTCGCGGCGGTGACCCAGATGTTCCCCGGGCCGGTGATCATGTCCACCGGAGCGCAGTGCGCACTGCCGGCGGCGTCGACGGCACAGCCGTACGCCAGCATCGCCACGGCCTGGGCGCCGCCGACGGCGTACACCTCGTCGACGCCGAGCAGCGCGCAGGCAGCGAGCACCCGCGGATCGGGCAGGCCGCCGTTGTCCTTCTGCGGCGGGCTGGCCACCACCAGCGACCGGACGCCGGCCGCCTGGGCGGGCACCACGTTCATCACCACGGTCGACGGGTACATCGCCAGCCCACCGGGGACGTAGAGACCGACCCGGTCGACTGGGATCCACCGCTCGGTGACCGTGCCGCCGGGCACGACCTGGGTGGTGTGGTCGACCCGTCGCTGGTCGGCGTGCACCCGCCGGGCCCGGGTGATCGACTCCAGCAGCGCCGCTCGAACCTGGCCGTCGAGCGTGCCCTCCGCAGCCGCGATGGCCTCCGCCGGCACCCGCAGCACTTCGGGGGCGATCCCGTCGAACCGCTCGCTGGCCTCGCGGACCGCCGGATATCCATGCTCACGCACCGCCGCGACGATCGGGCGGATGCGCTCGACCGCCACCGAGACGTCGAGCTGGGCACGAGGCAGCAGGTGGCGCGGGTCACGCGCGCCACCGCGCAGGTCGATCCGGTTCAACACGCCTGCGAGTCTAGGCGGCCGTCCGCCGGGCCGACCGACGCCGCCCGCTGTCCGGGACGGTGAGCCGGGACACGCCGCCGCCCGCCGATCGGGCTACGCTTGATCACGTGACCGCACGGCTGCCGGTGTTCCCGCTCGCCACGGTGCTCTTCCCGGGGCTGGTGCTGCCGCTGCACATCTTCGAGGAGCGTTACCGCGCGCTGGTCCGACACCTCGTCGCGCTGCCCGAGGGCGCACCGCGCGAGTTCGGGGTGGTGGCCATCCGCAGTGGCTGGGAGGTCGCCTCCGGCGCCGGTCAGGACCGTTCCGGCGTCGGCGAGGTCACCCTGCACGAGGTGGGCTGCACCGCCGAGCTGCGGCAGGTCACCGAGTTGGAGGACGGGGGCTTCGACATCGTCACCGTTGGGCGGCGTCGCTTCCGGATGGGCGACGTCGACCGGAACTCCGCGCCGTACCTGACCGCCGAGGTGCAGTGGTTGCCCGAGCCGGATGGCCCGGACGAAACCGCCGACCTGCTGGCGGCCCGGGTGATCGCCGTCTTCCGGCAGTACCTGGGCTTGATCCGGGCCGAGGCCGGTCAGCTCACCGAGCAACTGCCCGAGGATCCGACGGTGCTGTCCCACCTGGTCGCCGCGACCGCGGCGTTGACGCTGACCGACCGCCAGCGACTACTCGCCATCGACGGCACGGCGGCCCGGCTGCGCGCCGAACTGAACCTGCTCAACCGCGAGGCGGCGCTGCTTCGCCAGGTGCGGGCGGTTCCGGTACCGCTGGCGGAGCTGGCCTCGCCTCCGCCGGCCCCGAACTGACCTCGTCCGCCCGCTGCGA
Proteins encoded in this region:
- the hisH gene encoding imidazole glycerol phosphate synthase subunit HisH, translated to MTGGFAPGGRRRIVVLDYGSGNLRSAERALAAAGADVLVSGDLAAAADADGLVVPGVGAFAACVAGIEAIGAGPVIAGRVAAGRPVLGICVGMQILFESGDEHGVVTKGLGLLPGSVTRLAAARLPHMGWNTVQAPVGSVLFAGLPADSRYYFVHSYAVGDPAALTASGARVTTAHHDCDFVAAVERGALSAAQFHPEKSADTGAALLRNWLATVPAGG
- the hisB gene encoding imidazoleglycerol-phosphate dehydratase HisB, with product MSRTARVERITKETKVLVEVDLDGTGVAEISTGVGFYDHMLHQIARHGGFDLTVRTVGDLEIDAHHTMEDTALALGAAFDQALGDKAGIRRYGSATVPMDEVLVRAAVDLSGRPYVVHDEPPLAPYIGPVYPTSMTRHIWESFGQAARITLHVDVLRAARPGGHPDAHHVVEAQFKAVSRALRKATAVDPTAGGAIPSTKGAL
- a CDS encoding histidinol-phosphate transaminase, coding for MTGLADLPIRDDLRGLSPYGAPQLDAPVRLNTNENSHPLPEAVAEAIGKALAAELRDLNRYPDRDARALRADLAGYLGHGLTGDGVWAANGSNEVQQQLLQAFAGPGRSALGFTPAYSMHPLLALGTGTRWVPARRGADFVLTVDEAVAQVREHRPDVIFLCSPNNPTGTALDPAVIGAVLDVAPGMVVVDEAYAEFARPGTVSALTMLPGQPRLVVTRTMSKAFGFAGGRLGYLAADPAVVAAVQLVRLPYHLSALTQAAARAALAHCDTLLGTVAEIAEQRDRMVGELRRRGLRVADSDANFVLYEVGGDQSVAWRALVAHGVLVRDVGLPGWLRVTAGTRAETDAFLAAVDSIQREGSIAPQPLPTKGRS
- the hisD gene encoding histidinol dehydrogenase produces the protein MLNRIDLRGGARDPRHLLPRAQLDVSVAVERIRPIVAAVREHGYPAVREASERFDGIAPEVLRVPAEAIAAAEGTLDGQVRAALLESITRARRVHADQRRVDHTTQVVPGGTVTERWIPVDRVGLYVPGGLAMYPSTVVMNVVPAQAAGVRSLVVASPPQKDNGGLPDPRVLAACALLGVDEVYAVGGAQAVAMLAYGCAVDAAGSAHCAPVDMITGPGNIWVTAAKRLLRGVVGIDAEAGPTEIAILADDTADPVHVAADLISQAEHDPLAASVLVTPSVALADAVDRELARLVPATKHAERVGAALGGEQSGVVLVDDLTAGLRVVDAYAAEHLEIQTADARQWAMRVRNAGAVFVGAYSPVSLGDYCAGSNHVLPTGGCARHSSGLSVQSFLRGVHVVEYTEQALREVAGHVVTLANVEDLPAHGEAVAARFPGAHRDPASQTPTGATT
- a CDS encoding LON peptidase substrate-binding domain-containing protein, encoding MTARLPVFPLATVLFPGLVLPLHIFEERYRALVRHLVALPEGAPREFGVVAIRSGWEVASGAGQDRSGVGEVTLHEVGCTAELRQVTELEDGGFDIVTVGRRRFRMGDVDRNSAPYLTAEVQWLPEPDGPDETADLLAARVIAVFRQYLGLIRAEAGQLTEQLPEDPTVLSHLVAATAALTLTDRQRLLAIDGTAARLRAELNLLNREAALLRQVRAVPVPLAELASPPPAPN